From the Alloalcanivorax dieselolei B5 genome, one window contains:
- the rplI gene encoding 50S ribosomal protein L9 codes for MQVILLETIKNLGDLGSVVDVRPGYGRNFLIPQGKALPATKGNLAEVEARRAELEKQASEQLAAAQERADKLAEASVTIGAKSGDEGKLFGSVGTRDIADAITEQTGVEMSKAEVKLPHGALRQTGEYEIDLALHADVTVTIKLAVVPAE; via the coding sequence CTGGGCTCCGTGGTGGACGTTCGCCCCGGCTATGGCCGTAACTTTCTGATCCCGCAAGGCAAGGCGCTGCCGGCCACCAAGGGTAACCTGGCCGAAGTAGAAGCCCGTCGCGCGGAACTGGAAAAACAAGCTTCCGAGCAACTGGCGGCCGCTCAAGAGCGCGCTGACAAGCTGGCCGAAGCGTCCGTGACCATCGGCGCCAAATCCGGTGACGAAGGCAAGCTGTTCGGCTCCGTTGGTACCCGCGACATCGCCGACGCCATCACCGAGCAGACCGGTGTGGAAATGTCCAAGGCCGAAGTGAAGCTCCCGCACGGCGCGCTGCGTCAAACCGGCGAGTACGAAATCGACTTGGCGTTGCACGCCGATGTGACCGTGACCATCAAACTGGCGGTGGTACCGGCCGAGTAA